The Brumimicrobium sp. genomic interval TCTGGTACAACTGCTGATTGTCAGCGAACGTACCTTTTAGCACAATATCTAAAGGTAATTGATTTTCAGGTCCAACACTTACAAGCTTGGAATTCTTTGCTATTCTTTTTGTAAAAGAATTTTTCGTTTCCAAGATTAATAAAACCCCATTCTTGTTATGTAAAGCAAGTCGAATGTCTGGGTTTTTAATTTTGCCAAAAAGAGTAAAATCCTTTTTGGTAAAAGGTAAATGTGTATCCGTAACAATAATATCAGCCAAATTTTCTTTCTTCTCAACACCTATAAGATAGGTAAAGGAATGACCACCAACCATGTTGCTTTCCAGCTCATGAGTTAGCTTTTTAAAAGTTTCCTTACCTGTCCAGGAACATAAAACAACAATATGCTTTCCCATTATTTTCCTTCGATTAGTTGTTTAAATTCTTCTTCGCTTAATATCTGAACCCCTAAGTCTTGAGCCTTTTGCAATTTGGAAGGTCCCATGTTTTCTCCTGCCACGATAAACGAAGTTTTGGCAGATATGCTTCCTACATTTTTTCCTCCATGTGCTTCGATGATTGCCTTTAATTCATCTCTAGAGAAAGACTGGAATACTCCAGATACAACGATGGATTTCCCTTCTAACACATTACTCTCCAATTGTTTCTCTTCTATTTCGAAGGTTAAACCAATTCGTTGTAAGTGTGCGACGATTTCTCTATTTTCAGCTTGTTCAAAATGTTGTTGGATGGCAATGGCTATTTTTTCTCCAACTTCATCAATTCCGATTAATTGGTCGTAACTTGCCTGCATAATAGCATCCATGTTTTTAAGTGCTTTTGCTACTTTCTTTGCTACTGTTTCTCCTACATATCGAATTCCTAGAGCAAATAAAACGCGTTCAAAAGGTACTTGTTTGGATTTTTCGAGACCTTCCAATAAATTATTTGCTGATTTTTCAGCCATTCGTTCCAGATTCACCAATTGATCAAAAGTCAATTCATATAAATCAGCACTGTTGTGGATAAGTCCTTCACGAAAGAGTTGTTCGATAGTTTCTTCTCCCAACCCTTCAACATCCATAGCCTTACGACTAATAAAATGGATGATGCGTCCTGTGATTTGAGGAGGACAACCGAGATCGTTGGTGCAATAATGTATAGCCTCTCCTTCGAATCTCTTTAAAGCAGTGCCACATTCAGGACAGGAAGTAATATAATTGATTCGTTGTGCATTGGGTTTTCGTTGTTTTATGTCAACTCCCACAATTTTCGGAATGATTTCTCCTCCTTTTTCAACGAATACAACATCTTTCTCATGTAAATCGAGTTTATTCATCTGATCTTCATTGTAGAGAGAAGCTCGTTTTACAATTGTACCACCTAAAGAAACGGGAGTTAAGTTGGCTACAGGAGTAATAGCTCCAGTTCTTCCTACCTGATAGGTAACCTCTTCCAAAGTTGTTATAGCCTGTTCTGTTTCGAATTTAAAAGCGATAGCCCAACGTGGAGATTTAGCTGTGTAACCCAATTCTTCTTGTTGCGCAAAACTATTCACCTTAATAACTACACCATCAACTGCAAAAGGTAAATCATGTCTTTTTTCATCCCAATAGTGAATGAAATCCATGATGCCTGAAATGGAGTTTGTTTTTGTGATATAGTTTTTTTGTGGAGTTGGAATTTTAAATCCCCAAGTTCCAGCGTCTAATACAGCTTCGTAATGCCCTTCTTCAAAATCAACTCCATATACTCCGTATAAAAAACAATCCAAACCACGACTTGCAACGATGGATGAATCTTGTTGTTTCAGCGTTCCTGAGGCCGTATTTCGTGGATTAGCGAATAATTCCTCACCCTCATCTTCACGTTGTTTGTTGAGTTTGTTAAAAGCTTCAAAGGGGAAAATAATTTCACCACGAATTTCAAAGGTTGGAGGGAAATTTCCATGCAATTGCAAAGGAACTGTACGAATGGTTTTAACGTTTGCTGAAACATCTTCACCTTTTGTTCCATCACCTCGTGTAACAGCTCTCGTAAAGGTACCATTGTCATAACGGATACCGATAGCCACTCCATCATATTTTAATTCACATACGTATTCGATGTTGTTCCCTACTAATTTATGAATGCGATTTTCCCATTCTATAATTTCTTCTTGAGAATAGGTGTTACTTAACGAAAGCATAGGGTATTCATGAACTATCGTGGCAAATTTCTTAGTGATATCACCACCCACTCGTTTTGTAGGACTATTTTCGGAGGCTAATTCAGGAAACATCACTTCCAAATCTTGTAATTCTTTGAGCATCTTATCGTACTCAAAATCCGAAACCTCTGAAATGTTTTCTACATAATACTGATGGTTTAAATGATTAAGTAGTTCACTTAACTTGTGTACCCGTATTTCAGCTTCTTGTTTAGTCATTGTCATTCTTGAATGGCGTAAAATTAATTAAAAATTCGCCATTTTCTGAAGCGTATTTAGGGAAGATATAAACATTTAATTGAAGATTGTAGTTGAAGAACAGATTTCGTTCGCTGCGCTTCAATTACCGAGAAGTGGTTGAAGAACAGATTCCGTTCGCTGCGCTTCGATTACCGAGAAGTGTCGTCGATTTATCCCTGATAAGTTGCTCCTCAGCAGAGCTTATTTCCGCTTCCATCGATAATGCAAAAATAAATAAAATGTAAATGAATTTTAGGATTAAAATAAAATGTAAATTTATAACAGGATTAAAGAGAAAAAGTGTAAACTTTTTTTAGGACGAGACAGAATAGATTCCGTTCGCTGCGCTCCAATTACCGAGAAGTGGTTGAAGAACAGATTCCGTTCGCTGCGCTTCGATTACCGAGAAGTGGTTGAAGAACAGATTCCGTTCGCTGCGCTCCGGAATGACAACCGTCACGTAGTTAGAGGGAGAGGGGGCGGCTACGCCGCCCCCTCTCCCTTATTATTTAAGGGTTAAGCGTCATTCCGGAGCGCAGCGAACGGAATCTAATACCCTTTTTGTAATGGTGGTTGTTATTCTGCAGGGAACGGAATCTAATACCCTTTTTGTAATGGTGGTTGTTAGTCCTTAGCGAACGGAATCTAATACCCTTTTTGTAATGGTGGTTGTTATTCTGCAGCGAACGGAATCTAACCCTTTTTGTAATGGTGATTGTTAGTCTGCAGGGAACGGAATCTAATCTAATCCTTTCTGTAACAGCGAATGAGAGTCCGAGGCATACGGAATCAAAAATATTATTCACTTTTAAAACTAGAAATCCTTATATTTGAAACCACAAGTTGATTTATTTATATTTAAAACAAAAAACCATGAAAATACTATTATTTCTTTCTTTAATGAGTAGCGTATTTACTTTGAACGCTCAAATTGCACATGATTTAGAGATTTTTTCCGAAAATGGTGAAAAATTCACTTTGATTCTGAATGGTAGAAAGATGAATGAAACTCCTGTTTCTAATATTCAAATTGTGGATACAGACAAGGATTACTTTAATGCTGTGATAGAATTTGAAGATGCTTCTATTCCATCCATAGAGAAGAAATTTCTACAAATTGCAGAGCCTAATTCAGATATTGATAAATATCCTGTTTCTTGTGTATATAAAATAATTAATAAAAAAGGGAAGTATAGTTTGCGTTTCGCATCCAGATCTCGAAAAAAAATACAAGAAACTATTATAATTTATAATAATCCGGAACCTGTAAATGGGAAAATTATAATTTCTTGGTAATATTCTTCGACTTAATTATTAGGCTTATGAAATCCACAATACTACTAGTTAGCACCATTTTTTTTTTGTGTTAGGACTAAATGCTCAAAACATCAACGGTTCATTCATGTACGATGGAATTAACAGGTCTTATTTTTATTATTTACCTACCAATTATAATCCATCAGTAGCTGCGCCGTTGATTTTAAATTTGCATGGACACACGTCTAACAATTCGCAGCAGGAAATGTATTCCAATTTTAAGCCAATTGCAGATACAGCTGGATTTATTATGGTGTATCCTCAAGGAACCAACAGTGTATATTCTGGAGCACCATTTTGGAATTACAACATTTGGCAAGAAACGGTAGATGACTTAGGTTTTTTAAATGCCTTAATTGATACAGTGTCTTCTCATGTAAATATTGACCCGAGTCGTGTGTATTGTACTGGCATGTCTAATGGTGGATTTATGAGTTACTATATGGCCTTATATTCTAATAAATTTGCAGCTGTTGCTTCCGTAACAGGAAGTATGGCAAAATCTGAGAATGGTTCGCCGGCAATTCCTATTCCAGTGATGCAAATTCATGGAACAGCTGATATTGTGGTGCCGTACAATGGTGATATAACAATGCGTCCAATTGAGGAAACAGTAGGGAAGTGGGTAACTTGGAATCAATGTAATTCTACGCCAACAATTACTCCAGTTCCCGATATAAATATTTCAGACAATGCCACGGCAGAGCACTATGTATATACAGGAGGCATCCATGGAAATACGGTTGAGTTTTATAAAATAACCAACGGTGGACACACGTGGCCAGGATCTCCAATACCACTTATAACAAATGGAAATACCTGTATGGATTTTAGTGCAAGTAAAGAAATTTGGAGATTTTTTAGTCAGTATTCTCGTCCAGATTTGGCTTTAGAACTCACCAAGGAAACCCCATTAAATATACAAATCTATCCTAATCCGGCGAATGAAGAGCTTTGGATTAGTTCCGAAGGGACAAGTTTTAAGGGAGAGATTTATTCCTTACAGGGAGAGTTAGTGTCTTCTTTTGAGACAAAAAACACAATCCACAAGACAGACGTATCTCATTTAGAGAGTGGTGTTTATGTGGTTCAATTAAAAGTGGGAGAACAAGTTATTGAAAAGAAACTGGTAATCACTCATTAGATTATTTGACAGCTTTTATCATTCTTTCTTTCCCTTGTAAATCTACCCGTATCTCGAGGTGAGAGAAGCCTATTTGCTGGAATAATTCTTTCACCGATAAAGCCTTGTCTTCATGGATTTCAACATAGAGATTACCGTTCGGTTTTAGTTGTTTGAGGGCATATTCTCCAATGTTACGATAGAAAATAAGAGGATCCTCGTTGCTGACAAATAAAGCCAGATGAGGTTCATAATTAAGCACATGGTCTGCCATCAAACTTTTCTCCTTTTGTGGAATATAAGGTGGATTGGAAACAATGATATCCCATGTACGATTGGGAAGGGTAGTGGTAAGCAGTGCATCTCCTTGGATAAAACTGACTGAGAGTTTTAATTTCTCAGCATTTTCTTGAGCTAAATGAAGTGCATCCTGAGATTTATCGATTCCCATAATATCTCCCAATGGAAATACGCTTTTAAGAGCCAAAGGAATGCAGCCTGTACCAGTTCCAATATCCAATGTAGCAGGATTTTTACCTTTCCAGTCATTTGCTATCCAATCCACAAGTTCCTCTGTTTCTGGACGTGGAATCAATGCCCTACGGTCTGTGTTCAATTCCAAACCATAAAAGTAAGTAGTACCGAATACATATTGTACTGGTTCACCTGCTTGTATCTTCTGAATGTCAGTTTCTATTTTCTGAATTAGTTCACTAGAAACTTCATCTTGTTGTTTGAGTAACAAACTACTTGCATCACAATCCAAATATTTCATCAAGCACATCTTAGAAAGCTGTCTCAATTCTTGATTCGTGAATTGCTTTTCAAGTGCTTTTTGAATGTGTATTTGTAGTTCTTGTACTGTGGACATGCATTGAGAATTAGGGGGTAAAGATAGTGGAATTAGTTGAAAGTTGAAAGTGGAAAGTTGAATGCCGATAGCTATCGGTAGGAAAGTTGATAGTTGAAAGTTGAATGCCGATAGCTATCGGTAGGAAAGTTGAAAGTTGAATACTGATAGCTACTGGTAGGAAAGTTGATAGTTGTCAGTATGATAATTGGTTAGCTGTATATCGCTTTCAATTTTTCTCTATCAGTAACTTACATCATAATCTGTATTTTATTTTAAATGAACAACGAGTAGCTTATGCATAGTTTGAATAATTTTTGTAAATTAGAAGATATAAACCACCAAATATGAAAGCAAAACCTATTATTCACCATGAGCAGAAGCGTATTGCGCTTTATTTCGAATATGATATAGAGAAGATTAAAGAAATCAAACAATTGCGAGGGGCAAAATGGAGTTATAATTTACGAGCATGGCATATACCAGACACATCTGAATATCGTAAGTTGTTTAGATTGCCATTATATCATGAAGAAATACTTTCAATATCTAGTGTAAACAAGCTTACTCATTTTGAGAAATGGCTATTATCAAAGCGTTATAGTGCTAATACTATTAAAACTTACATAGATGTAGTAAGAGTTTTTTTGATCTTTTTCAAAGACAAAGCTA includes:
- the ligA gene encoding NAD-dependent DNA ligase LigA produces the protein MTKQEAEIRVHKLSELLNHLNHQYYVENISEVSDFEYDKMLKELQDLEVMFPELASENSPTKRVGGDITKKFATIVHEYPMLSLSNTYSQEEIIEWENRIHKLVGNNIEYVCELKYDGVAIGIRYDNGTFTRAVTRGDGTKGEDVSANVKTIRTVPLQLHGNFPPTFEIRGEIIFPFEAFNKLNKQREDEGEELFANPRNTASGTLKQQDSSIVASRGLDCFLYGVYGVDFEEGHYEAVLDAGTWGFKIPTPQKNYITKTNSISGIMDFIHYWDEKRHDLPFAVDGVVIKVNSFAQQEELGYTAKSPRWAIAFKFETEQAITTLEEVTYQVGRTGAITPVANLTPVSLGGTIVKRASLYNEDQMNKLDLHEKDVVFVEKGGEIIPKIVGVDIKQRKPNAQRINYITSCPECGTALKRFEGEAIHYCTNDLGCPPQITGRIIHFISRKAMDVEGLGEETIEQLFREGLIHNSADLYELTFDQLVNLERMAEKSANNLLEGLEKSKQVPFERVLFALGIRYVGETVAKKVAKALKNMDAIMQASYDQLIGIDEVGEKIAIAIQQHFEQAENREIVAHLQRIGLTFEIEEKQLESNVLEGKSIVVSGVFQSFSRDELKAIIEAHGGKNVGSISAKTSFIVAGENMGPSKLQKAQDLGVQILSEEEFKQLIEGK
- a CDS encoding T9SS type A sorting domain-containing protein: MYDGINRSYFYYLPTNYNPSVAAPLILNLHGHTSNNSQQEMYSNFKPIADTAGFIMVYPQGTNSVYSGAPFWNYNIWQETVDDLGFLNALIDTVSSHVNIDPSRVYCTGMSNGGFMSYYMALYSNKFAAVASVTGSMAKSENGSPAIPIPVMQIHGTADIVVPYNGDITMRPIEETVGKWVTWNQCNSTPTITPVPDINISDNATAEHYVYTGGIHGNTVEFYKITNGGHTWPGSPIPLITNGNTCMDFSASKEIWRFFSQYSRPDLALELTKETPLNIQIYPNPANEELWISSEGTSFKGEIYSLQGELVSSFETKNTIHKTDVSHLESGVYVVQLKVGEQVIEKKLVITH
- the prmC gene encoding peptide chain release factor N(5)-glutamine methyltransferase, whose product is MSTVQELQIHIQKALEKQFTNQELRQLSKMCLMKYLDCDASSLLLKQQDEVSSELIQKIETDIQKIQAGEPVQYVFGTTYFYGLELNTDRRALIPRPETEELVDWIANDWKGKNPATLDIGTGTGCIPLALKSVFPLGDIMGIDKSQDALHLAQENAEKLKLSVSFIQGDALLTTTLPNRTWDIIVSNPPYIPQKEKSLMADHVLNYEPHLALFVSNEDPLIFYRNIGEYALKQLKPNGNLYVEIHEDKALSVKELFQQIGFSHLEIRVDLQGKERMIKAVK